A genomic segment from Odontesthes bonariensis isolate fOdoBon6 chromosome 8, fOdoBon6.hap1, whole genome shotgun sequence encodes:
- the sema3aa gene encoding semaphorin-3aa: MDYLLGIVVLLCGAVQPGRGVEPMHNVPRLKLSYKEMLESSNLITFNGLANSSSYDTFLLDEERGRLLVGAEDHIFSFDLVNINRDHKQIAWPATPSKRDECKWAGKDLGKECSNFIRVLQPYNQTHLYICGTGAFHPICSYLEMGKRAEDNIFRLASLFENGRGKSPYDPKMLSASLLIDGELYSGTSADFMGRDFAIFRTLGDHHPIRTEQHDSRWLNDPRFVTVHLIPESDNPEDDKIFLFFKENAMDGEHTGKATIARIGQLCKNDMGGHRSLVNKWTTFLKARLMCSVPGVNGIDTHFDELQDVFLMSSKDPKNPVIYAVFTTSSNIFKGSAVCMYNMADIRRVFLGPYAHRDGPTYQWVPFQGRVPYPRPGTCPSKTFGGFDSTKDLPDDVITFARGHPAMYNPVHPIGGRPIMVRTDVDYQFSQLVVDRVEAEDGQYDVMFIGTDMGTVLKVVTIPRESWHDLEEVVLEEMTVFREPTSITAMELSTKQQQLYLGSGLGVSQMSLHRCEVYGKACAECCLARDPYCAWDGAECSRYFPTAKRRTRRQDIRNGDPLSQCSDLQHHDDTDGIAGSVEDRSVFGVENSSMFLECSSKSQRALIYWQLQRSNDDRKQEIKLDDRVLRTDQGLLIRSLSQSDTGVYHCQAVEHGFIQPLLRLSLQVIPTQKLADILPGLSSAGGGLGHSAKHRVWYRDFLSLLDHPELNSVEEFCDRVWKKERKQKRVKTPNSQGKPDISSSSSSALRPKALAPTAQKQQASPSHSRPWLQAGAPTVEGPTRSQNMQKGQTNLGMLGGQTPKSNQKTQNGQKVQSGLAASQVAGGSRASSQHTAKWRRMQENKKGRNRRTHELQRPPRSV, from the exons aAATGTTAGAATCCAGTAACCTCATCACCTTCAATGGGTTGGCCAACAGTTCAAGCTACGACACTTTCCTATTGGATGAAGAGCGAGGGAGGCTACTGGTTGGAGCGGAGGACCACATCTTCTCTTTTGACCTCGTCAATATCAACAGGGACCACAAACAG ATTGCGTGGCCTGCCACCCCTTCCAAGAGGGATGAATGCAAGTGGGCAGGAAAAGACCTCGGG aaAGAGTGTTCTAACTTCATCCGGGTCCTTCAACCGTACAACCAGACCCATCTGTATATCTGTGGCACGGGCGCCTTCCACCCCATCTGTTCTTATCTGGAAATGGGCAAGAGAGCAGAG GACAACATCTTTCGACTGGCCTCACTATTTGAGAATGGCCGCGGGAAAAGCCCCTATGACCCCAAAATGCTCTCAGCCTCACTTCTGATTG ATGGAGAGCTATACTCTGGCACATCTGCTGATTTCATGGGAAGGGACTTCGCTATTTTCCGTACGCTGGGGGATCATCACCCAATCAGAACCGAGCAGCATGATTCAAGATGGTTGAATG ACCCCAGGTTCGTAACCGTGCACTTGATCCCTGAGAGTGACAACCCTGAAGACGACAAGATCTTCCTGTTTTTCAAAGAGAACGCCATGGATGGAGAGCACACCGGGAAGGCTACTATCGCCAGGATAGGACAACTGTGTAAG AATGACATGGGAGGCCACAGGAGCCTTGTAAACAAGTGGACCACTTTCCTGAAAGCCCGGCTCATGTGTTCAGTCCCTGGGGTTAATGGCATTGACACACACTTTGATGAACTAC AGGACGTATTTCTCATGAGCTCCAAGGACCCAAAGAATCCAGTTATCTACGCTGTATTTACCACATCCAG TAACATCTTCAAAGGCTCAGCAGTGTGTATGTATAACATGGCAGACATCAGGAGGGTCTTCCTGGGTCCTTACGCCCACAGAGATGGACCCACCTACCAGTGGGTGCCATTCCAAGGGAGGGTGCCCTACCCTCGCCCTGGCACT TGCCCTAGCAAGACATTTGGTGGGTTTGACTCCACTAAGGACCTTCCTGATGATGTCATTACCTTCGCAAGGGGTCACCCTGCCATGTACAACCCAGTGCATCCAATAGGGGGACGCCCCATCATGGTGCGGACAGATGTGGACTACCAGTTTTCTCAGCTGGTGGTGGACAGAGTGGAAGCAGAGGACGGGCAGTACGATGTTATGTTCATTGGCACAG ATATGGGAACAGTGCTGAAGGTGGTGACAATCCCTAGAGAGAGCTGGCATGATTTAGAGGAGGTTGTGCTGGAGGAGATGACTGTCTTTAGG GAGCCTACTTCCATTACTGCTATGGAGCTGTCCACCAAGCAG CAACAGCTGTACCTTGGCTCAGGACTGGGTGTATCACAGATGTCTTTACATCGTTGTGAGGTGTATGGGAAAGCTTGCGCTGAGTGCTGCCTGGCCAGAGATCCTTATTGCGCCTGGGATGGTGCTGAATGCTCGAGATACTTTCCTACCGCCAAGAG GAGAACCAGGCGACAAGACATCAGAAATGGGGATCCTCTCTCCCAGTGCTCAGATCTTCAGCATCACG atgatACGGATGGCATTGCAGGCAGCGTGGAGGACAGAAGTGTGTTTGGTGTGGAGAACAGCAGCATGTTTCTGGAGTGCAGCTCCAAGTCTCAGAGAGCGCTCATCTACTGGCAGCTGCAGAGGTCCAACGATGATCGCAAGCAAGAG ATCAAGCTGGACGACAGGGTGTTGCGTACAGACCAGGGTCTGCTGATCCGCAGTCTGAGTCAGTCTGACACAGGTGTTTACCACTGCCAGGCAGTCGAACACGGCTTCATTCAGCCCTTGCTGCGCCTCAGCCTTCAGGTCATCCCTACCCAGAAACTGGCCGACATTCTGCCAGGACTTTCCAGTGCAGGAGGTGGCTTAGGTCACTCAGCCAAGCACAGGGTGTGGTACAGAGATTTCCTGTCTCTGTTAGACCACCCGGAGCTAAACAGCGTGGAGGAGTTTTGCGACAGAGTTTGGAAGAAAGAGCGCAAACAGAAGAGAGTGAAGACTCCCAACAGTCAGGGTAAACCTGACATCAGCTCCAGCTCAAGCTCTGCGTTGCGGCCCAAAGCTCTTGCCCCCACTGCTCAGAAGCAGCAAGCCAGTCCATCACACAGCAGGCCATGGCTTCAGGCTGGAGCTCCAACAGTGGAGGGGCCAACGCGGAGCCAAAATATGCAGAAAGGTCAAACAAATCTGGGTATGCTGGGCGGCCAAACCCCTAAAAGCAATCAGAAGACACAAAATGGCCAGAAGGTGCAGAGCGGCTTGGCTGCTTCTCAGGTTGCAGGGGGATCTCGGGCGAGCAGCCAGCATACAGCCAAATGGAGACGGATGCAGGAAAATAAGAAGGGGCGCAACAGGAGGACCCATGAGCTCCAAAGACCCCCACGTAGCGTTTGA